From Banduia mediterranea, the proteins below share one genomic window:
- a CDS encoding UDP-2,3-diacylglucosamine diphosphatase, with product MYYRSIWISDVHLGRAACQADRLNEFLVHHDCERLYLVGDIIDGWRLRSDWYWPQSHANVVRRILSKSEQGTAVYYIAGNHDEFLRRYLDHAMRFGNISIATEGIHHTADGRRLLVLHGDEFDMITRHYRRLAIAGDSAYQFLMRANKWINLARARYGMPYWSLSAYAKHQAKRAVNFVSEFEHAVARACRQRGFDGIICGHIHHAEIRELHGIQYHNCGDWVESCTALAEDDNGHISLIRWTEVPDGAERSSSTGASPARRRAAGRTTRTGR from the coding sequence ATGTACTACCGCAGCATCTGGATTTCGGACGTTCATCTGGGTCGCGCGGCCTGCCAGGCCGACCGGCTGAACGAGTTTCTCGTCCACCACGACTGCGAGCGGCTGTATCTGGTCGGCGACATCATCGATGGCTGGAGGCTGCGTTCCGATTGGTACTGGCCGCAGTCGCACGCCAATGTCGTGCGCCGGATTCTGTCGAAATCGGAACAGGGCACGGCGGTGTACTACATTGCTGGCAACCACGACGAGTTTCTCCGTCGATACCTTGATCACGCCATGCGGTTCGGCAACATCAGCATCGCGACCGAAGGGATTCATCACACTGCCGACGGGCGGCGCCTGCTGGTGCTCCACGGCGACGAGTTCGACATGATCACGCGCCACTACCGGCGGCTGGCCATTGCGGGCGATTCCGCCTACCAGTTCCTGATGCGGGCGAACAAATGGATCAACCTCGCCCGGGCGCGCTACGGCATGCCCTATTGGTCGCTTTCGGCCTATGCGAAGCACCAAGCCAAGCGCGCCGTGAACTTTGTTTCCGAGTTCGAGCATGCGGTTGCCCGCGCCTGCCGGCAGCGGGGTTTCGACGGCATCATCTGCGGGCATATCCATCATGCCGAGATCCGCGAGCTTCACGGGATTCAGTACCACAACTGCGGGGACTGGGTGGAGAGCTGCACGGCGCTGGCGGAGGACGACAACGGACACATTTCCCTGATCCGCTGGACGGAAGTGCCGGACGGGGCCGAGCGCTCCTCGTCCACCGGTGCCTCGCCGGCTCGGCGGCGCGCGGCCGGTCGGACCACAAGAACCGGCCGGTAG
- a CDS encoding glucose 1-dehydrogenase, translating into MSSNAAPGHGAFSLSGKVALVTGAGRGIGAEVARTLSAAGAAVMLTDIDSAGVEQVAAQIGSAGGSAVSMVQDVTREDHWEQVIAQTVARLGGLDVLVNNAGVESMSFVTDTTLEEFRRIMTVNVDGVFLGIKHAVRAMRPGGAAGRGGSIVNLSSAAGFIGTPGLSAYCASKGAVRLLTKATAVECAALKTGIRINSVHPGIVKTPMGDSVMGGMVRLGMVPDAATADAAMAMAHPVGIAEPRDVANAVLFLASDASRKTTGSEQMVDSGMTAQ; encoded by the coding sequence ATGAGCAGTAATGCAGCGCCGGGTCACGGCGCATTTTCCCTGTCGGGCAAGGTGGCGCTGGTGACCGGCGCCGGGCGTGGCATTGGCGCGGAGGTGGCGCGCACGCTGTCCGCCGCGGGGGCGGCCGTGATGCTGACCGACATCGACTCCGCCGGTGTAGAACAGGTGGCGGCGCAGATCGGCTCGGCCGGCGGAAGTGCGGTATCGATGGTGCAGGACGTGACGCGCGAGGATCACTGGGAACAGGTCATCGCGCAGACCGTGGCGCGACTGGGCGGGCTGGATGTGCTGGTCAACAACGCCGGCGTGGAGTCGATGAGCTTCGTGACCGACACGACGCTGGAGGAATTCCGCCGGATTATGACGGTCAACGTGGACGGCGTGTTCCTCGGCATCAAGCACGCGGTGCGTGCCATGCGGCCGGGCGGCGCGGCGGGCCGCGGGGGCAGTATCGTCAACCTGTCGTCGGCGGCAGGCTTCATCGGCACGCCCGGCCTGTCCGCGTACTGCGCCTCGAAGGGCGCGGTGCGGCTGCTGACGAAGGCCACGGCGGTTGAGTGCGCCGCGCTCAAGACCGGCATCCGCATCAACTCCGTGCATCCGGGCATCGTCAAGACGCCGATGGGTGACAGCGTGATGGGCGGCATGGTGCGCCTGGGCATGGTGCCGGATGCCGCCACGGCGGATGCGGCCATGGCCATGGCGCACCCGGTCGGCATCGCCGAGCCGCGCGACGTGGCGAACGCGGTGCTGTTCCTGGCCAGCGACGCCTCGCGCAAGACCACCGGCTCAGAGCAGATGGTGGACTCAGGCATGACTGCGCAGTGA
- a CDS encoding DMT family transporter, translating into MNTFATGTVLESDYRAGVVLAGVGAVLLSGKVVLVKLLYQYGIDAIDVLALRMLTALPLFGAVVLWTWRTPPRPTRADLLRIGGLGFLGYYVASMLDLIGLQYVSAGLERMILFLTPSFVLLIGIVFQGRRVCGRQWLSLAMAYGGIALVVLHDLHLFGGSRTIALGSALIALSAVLYATYLVLSEDLMLRLGAMRFVAQTMCVSSLLGLLQYPILRPVAFLAELPAAVWWLALANGLICTALPVFLTMIAVRRIGAGAAAQAGMIGPASTLMLAAAVLGEAITPIQVLGTALVTGGVLTLGSIRRLPPIEPRP; encoded by the coding sequence ATGAATACTTTCGCCACAGGGACCGTCTTGGAGTCCGACTACCGGGCCGGCGTCGTGCTGGCCGGCGTCGGCGCGGTACTGCTGTCGGGCAAGGTCGTGCTGGTCAAGCTGCTCTATCAGTACGGCATCGACGCGATCGACGTGCTCGCGCTGAGGATGCTCACGGCGCTTCCTCTGTTCGGCGCCGTGGTGCTGTGGACCTGGAGGACGCCGCCGCGTCCGACCAGGGCTGATCTGCTGCGCATCGGGGGTCTTGGCTTTCTGGGCTACTACGTCGCCAGCATGCTGGATCTGATCGGCCTGCAATACGTCAGCGCCGGCCTCGAACGGATGATCCTGTTCCTGACGCCGAGCTTCGTGCTGCTAATCGGTATCGTTTTCCAGGGACGGCGTGTCTGCGGCCGGCAATGGCTGTCTCTTGCGATGGCCTACGGCGGCATCGCGCTGGTCGTTCTCCACGATCTGCACCTCTTCGGCGGCAGCCGGACCATTGCGCTGGGCTCGGCGCTGATCGCACTGAGCGCCGTGCTGTATGCCACCTATCTGGTGCTGAGCGAGGACCTGATGCTACGGCTGGGCGCGATGCGGTTTGTCGCGCAGACCATGTGCGTGTCCAGCCTGCTGGGTCTGTTGCAGTACCCGATCCTCCGCCCCGTCGCGTTCCTCGCCGAGCTGCCCGCCGCGGTCTGGTGGCTGGCGCTGGCCAACGGCCTGATCTGCACGGCTCTGCCGGTCTTCCTGACGATGATCGCCGTGCGTCGGATCGGTGCGGGCGCGGCGGCGCAGGCCGGCATGATCGGACCGGCGAGCACGCTCATGCTGGCGGCCGCCGTGCTGGGCGAGGCGATCACGCCGATCCAGGTGCTCGGCACAGCCCTGGTGACAGGCGGCGTGCTGACGCTGGGCTCCATCCGGAGGCTACCGCCGATCGAACCCCGCCCGTAG
- a CDS encoding citryl-CoA lyase — protein MSRKRRAIVTEMGYSTPDRIVVRGHDLPGELLGRINLGDMAFLEMMGRMPTSGESVLFNALAVTLVEHGLTPSALSARLTFTGAPESIQAAVAAGLSGLGSVFVGTTEDSARLLQEAIPDPHRPPGDLRALAARIVADWHRRGALIPGIGHPLHKPIDPRTPRLFALAAENGFDGPYIALMQSVAAEAAEVYGKVLPINATGAIGACCSELRIPWRACRGIGVFARAVGLVGHIMEEMHTPIARELWTRAEDEAREHALAGGGGG, from the coding sequence ATGAGTCGCAAGCGCAGGGCCATCGTTACCGAAATGGGTTATTCGACACCCGACCGCATCGTCGTGCGCGGTCACGATCTGCCTGGCGAGCTGCTGGGCCGGATCAACCTCGGCGACATGGCTTTTCTCGAGATGATGGGGCGGATGCCGACCTCCGGGGAATCAGTCCTGTTCAATGCCCTGGCGGTGACGCTCGTCGAGCACGGGCTCACGCCCAGCGCCCTGTCCGCACGCCTGACGTTCACCGGCGCGCCGGAATCGATTCAGGCCGCCGTGGCCGCAGGGCTGAGCGGTCTGGGTTCGGTGTTCGTCGGCACCACCGAGGATTCGGCGCGCCTGCTGCAGGAGGCGATTCCGGATCCGCATCGGCCGCCGGGCGATCTGCGGGCGCTGGCCGCGCGCATCGTCGCCGACTGGCATAGGCGAGGGGCTCTCATCCCCGGGATCGGGCACCCCCTGCACAAGCCGATCGACCCGCGGACGCCACGGCTGTTCGCTCTGGCAGCGGAGAATGGCTTCGATGGCCCGTACATTGCGCTGATGCAGTCTGTCGCCGCAGAGGCCGCAGAGGTCTATGGCAAGGTGCTGCCGATCAACGCCACCGGCGCGATCGGTGCTTGCTGCTCCGAACTGCGCATCCCCTGGCGCGCCTGCCGCGGCATCGGTGTGTTTGCCCGAGCGGTCGGACTGGTAGGGCATATCATGGAAGAAATGCATACGCCCATTGCCCGCGAGCTGTGGACGCGTGCAGAGGACGAGGCCCGTGAGCACGCATTGGCCGGTGGCGGTGGCGGATAA
- a CDS encoding alpha/beta hydrolase has translation MLMRSGLRLVTRLGLRPVFSPQVPLLVQRSYIGLAARAFPRAAGVRDVEHYLGGVLTRRLIPESAPPGRALMYLHGGGYVLGSPATHAGLVSHLARAAGCECFVVDYRLAPEHPAPAALDDVLEAWGALTRSHEAVALAGDSAGGGLALAMAVRARDQGLAAPRALALISPWVDLTLSGLSMVTHAARDPLLGHAWLAYAARHYAGSSLADPRVSALFAELGGLSETLIHVGSEEVLFSDAARLESRLRAAGVPVRRRVWEGLWHDFQLQAGVLAEADRSIAELGGFLAAALARPIHATVSAPTPSGVAI, from the coding sequence ATGCTGATGCGCAGCGGATTGCGTTTGGTTACGCGCCTGGGCCTGCGGCCGGTGTTTTCGCCGCAGGTGCCGCTGCTGGTTCAGCGCAGCTACATTGGCCTGGCCGCCCGCGCGTTTCCACGCGCCGCGGGCGTGCGCGATGTCGAGCACTACTTGGGCGGCGTGCTGACGCGCCGCCTGATTCCGGAGTCGGCGCCGCCGGGCCGCGCCCTGATGTATCTGCACGGCGGCGGTTACGTGCTCGGCTCGCCGGCCACGCATGCGGGCTTGGTGTCGCATCTGGCGCGGGCCGCAGGCTGCGAATGCTTCGTCGTCGACTACCGCCTCGCCCCCGAGCACCCGGCGCCGGCGGCGCTGGACGATGTGCTGGAGGCCTGGGGAGCGCTGACGCGCTCGCACGAGGCGGTGGCGCTGGCCGGGGATTCCGCCGGCGGCGGTCTGGCCCTGGCCATGGCGGTGAGGGCTCGCGATCAGGGGCTCGCGGCGCCGCGCGCACTGGCCCTGATTTCGCCGTGGGTGGATCTGACGCTCTCGGGTTTGAGCATGGTGACCCATGCGGCGCGCGATCCTCTGCTCGGCCACGCCTGGCTGGCGTATGCCGCGCGGCACTATGCCGGCTCCAGTTTAGCCGATCCGCGCGTTTCGGCGCTGTTCGCCGAGCTTGGCGGCCTGTCGGAGACCTTGATTCATGTGGGTAGCGAGGAGGTTCTTTTCAGCGACGCCGCCCGTCTCGAATCCCGTCTTCGCGCAGCCGGCGTCCCGGTTCGCCGGCGGGTCTGGGAAGGCTTGTGGCATGATTTCCAGCTCCAGGCCGGTGTGCTCGCAGAGGCCGATCGATCGATTGCCGAACTGGGCGGGTTTCTGGCTGCGGCGTTGGCACGGCCCATACATGCTACGGTATCTGCGCCCACCCCATCAGGAGTTGCCATATGA
- a CDS encoding glucose 1-dehydrogenase, giving the protein MNRMDNKVCLVTGAAQGIGLATAERLIETGAQVMLTDINAQAGEAQAARLGGRAAFLQQDVTDVARWDAVLDAIHARWGGLDVTVNNAGIVQMGDIETCTPKDWARTIEINLTAVMTGTQKSVERMKGCGGGSIINLASIEGLIGESFALAYNAAKGGVRMFSKSAAIHCARAGYGIRINCVCPGFIETPMVGNAIGGLGAEMAQQFHQALMARVPMGRLGLPREIANAILFLASDESSFMTGSDLVVDGGHTAC; this is encoded by the coding sequence ATGAACAGGATGGATAACAAGGTGTGCCTGGTCACCGGTGCGGCGCAGGGCATTGGCCTGGCCACGGCGGAGCGGCTGATCGAGACCGGCGCGCAGGTGATGCTCACCGACATCAACGCGCAGGCCGGTGAAGCCCAGGCCGCGCGCCTGGGCGGGCGTGCGGCCTTCCTGCAGCAGGACGTGACCGACGTGGCGCGCTGGGACGCGGTGCTCGACGCCATCCATGCGCGCTGGGGTGGGCTGGACGTGACGGTGAACAACGCCGGCATCGTGCAGATGGGCGACATCGAGACCTGCACGCCCAAGGACTGGGCGCGCACCATCGAGATCAACCTCACCGCGGTGATGACGGGCACGCAGAAGTCGGTCGAGCGCATGAAGGGGTGCGGCGGCGGCTCGATCATCAACCTGGCCTCCATCGAGGGCCTGATCGGCGAGTCCTTCGCGCTGGCCTACAACGCGGCCAAGGGCGGCGTGCGCATGTTCTCCAAATCGGCCGCCATCCACTGCGCCCGGGCCGGTTACGGCATCCGTATCAACTGCGTCTGCCCGGGCTTCATCGAAACGCCGATGGTGGGTAACGCCATCGGTGGGCTGGGCGCGGAGATGGCGCAGCAGTTCCATCAGGCGCTGATGGCGCGCGTGCCGATGGGCCGGCTGGGCCTGCCGCGCGAGATCGCCAACGCGATCCTGTTCCTGGCCTCCGACGAGTCCAGCTTCATGACGGGGTCGGACCTGGTGGTCGACGGCGGTCACACGGCGTGCTGA
- a CDS encoding SDR family NAD(P)-dependent oxidoreductase encodes MKTIADRIAVVTGAGSGIGRATSVALAERGAVLVLADIDQSGMEETARMIAAAGGMVSCHQVNVADQEAMKTFAAEVERLHGRAHIVVNNAGIGILDDFVDSNLDDFRKVVDINLWGVVYGSKFFLPLMLKAGEGHIVNISSLAGIISTPGMVSYGTTKFAVRGFSESLRAELAGRNIGVTSVHPGMIRTNIAKASKVVDTALQGRMVEWFERYGRPPSLVANKIVAAIESNRMRVLVTPETYLMDAFKRTAPTLAEAFNAQFMNRFRKAINPQYGNRQAAKSDSGRPKKAASVPASSTEKSDLAA; translated from the coding sequence ATGAAAACGATTGCAGATCGGATCGCTGTTGTGACCGGAGCAGGTAGCGGCATCGGGCGCGCAACCAGTGTTGCGCTGGCGGAAAGAGGCGCGGTGCTGGTGCTGGCGGACATCGACCAGTCCGGCATGGAGGAAACCGCACGAATGATCGCAGCGGCGGGCGGGATGGTCAGTTGCCACCAGGTAAACGTGGCCGATCAGGAAGCCATGAAAACCTTCGCGGCCGAGGTCGAGAGGCTGCACGGTCGAGCCCACATCGTGGTCAACAACGCCGGCATCGGCATCCTGGACGACTTTGTCGACAGCAATCTGGACGACTTCCGCAAGGTTGTCGACATCAACCTCTGGGGCGTGGTGTACGGCTCCAAGTTCTTCCTGCCGCTGATGCTCAAGGCCGGCGAGGGCCACATCGTCAACATCTCCAGCCTCGCCGGCATCATCTCCACGCCGGGCATGGTGTCCTACGGCACCACCAAGTTTGCCGTGCGCGGGTTCTCGGAGTCGCTGCGGGCAGAGCTTGCCGGGCGCAACATCGGCGTCACCTCCGTGCATCCGGGCATGATCCGCACCAACATCGCCAAGGCCAGCAAGGTGGTGGATACCGCGCTGCAGGGCCGCATGGTCGAGTGGTTCGAGCGCTACGGCCGTCCGCCCTCGCTGGTGGCCAACAAGATCGTCGCCGCTATCGAGTCGAACAGGATGCGCGTGCTGGTAACGCCGGAAACCTATCTCATGGACGCTTTCAAGCGCACCGCGCCGACGCTGGCAGAGGCGTTCAACGCGCAGTTCATGAATCGATTCCGCAAGGCGATTAATCCGCAATACGGCAATCGCCAAGCCGCAAAGTCCGACTCTGGCAGGCCGAAAAAGGCGGCCAGCGTGCCCGCTTCGAGCACCGAGAAATCGGATCTGGCTGCCTGA
- a CDS encoding enoyl-CoA hydratase/isomerase family protein, whose product MRFGSVEFEKRGSVALVTLDEPGKLNALSGGIRQGLSECLARIEADAQIRAGVITGSGDKAFCAGADISALEFEPAAAKQFIDGIIDFLALPERCSKPLVAAVNGLALGGGFELAIACDFILASERARFGVPEIQLGLLPGFAIVRLAEIVGRTKAKEMSMLGEPLGAEEAVRLGIALRAVPHERLLAEALALAEKLAAKPALAVRMAKSFFNRGLGGDDLRTARDAFPFLFLTPDAREGVNAFREKRKPQFER is encoded by the coding sequence ATGAGATTCGGAAGCGTCGAGTTTGAAAAGCGCGGTTCCGTCGCACTCGTCACCCTGGATGAACCCGGCAAGCTCAACGCGCTTTCCGGCGGCATCCGACAGGGTCTGAGCGAGTGCCTGGCTCGCATTGAGGCCGATGCGCAGATCCGCGCCGGCGTCATCACAGGCAGTGGCGACAAAGCCTTTTGCGCCGGTGCCGACATCTCGGCTCTGGAGTTTGAGCCGGCTGCTGCCAAGCAGTTCATCGACGGGATTATTGACTTTCTCGCCTTGCCGGAACGCTGCAGCAAGCCTTTGGTCGCAGCGGTCAATGGGCTTGCCCTGGGTGGAGGCTTCGAACTGGCGATTGCTTGTGATTTCATCCTGGCGTCCGAGCGGGCAAGGTTCGGTGTTCCGGAAATCCAGCTGGGTCTGCTGCCAGGGTTCGCGATCGTCCGCCTTGCAGAGATCGTGGGGCGGACCAAGGCCAAGGAAATGTCGATGCTCGGCGAGCCGCTCGGCGCCGAGGAAGCGGTGCGCCTGGGCATCGCCCTGCGCGCGGTGCCGCACGAGCGCCTGCTGGCCGAGGCGTTGGCGCTGGCCGAAAAGCTCGCAGCCAAGCCGGCGCTGGCGGTGCGCATGGCCAAGTCTTTCTTTAACCGGGGCCTGGGTGGAGACGATCTGCGCACCGCCCGGGATGCCTTCCCCTTCCTGTTCCTCACGCCCGATGCCCGGGAAGGCGTGAACGCGTTCCGCGAGAAACGCAAACCGCAGTTCGAGCGTTGA
- a CDS encoding alpha/beta fold hydrolase, with amino-acid sequence MLTAIPYSSTEVVEGVRTPYLQAGDSRAEEAVVFVHGNPGSGQDWAELLGRAGAFARAVAPDMPGFGQAEKPEHFDYTVRGYAAHLGAFLETLGIRRAHLVLHDFGGPWGLAWAAAHPQSVGSLSLINTGYIPGYRWHFAARIWRLPAVGELFQKLTTRRAFRALMRLSSPRRPLPDAFVERMYREYDNGTRSAVLKLYRATDISRLANELAPGLRALCCPVMVIWGKRDLFLPFRYAFTQRELFPDAEIQLLPDSGHFPYADDPQGVAGQLIPFLRRAVAPAEAAAPPEGPPAQQDAAAAPGGPAAQGAPARPVENVP; translated from the coding sequence ATGCTGACCGCCATCCCGTACAGCAGCACAGAGGTCGTCGAGGGCGTGCGCACACCGTATCTGCAGGCCGGCGACAGCCGCGCCGAGGAAGCCGTCGTGTTCGTCCACGGCAACCCCGGCTCCGGACAGGACTGGGCCGAGCTGCTCGGCCGCGCCGGAGCTTTCGCGCGCGCCGTGGCGCCGGACATGCCGGGCTTCGGGCAGGCCGAGAAGCCTGAGCATTTCGACTACACCGTGCGCGGCTACGCAGCCCATCTCGGGGCGTTTCTGGAGACGCTGGGTATTCGCCGCGCCCATCTGGTGCTGCACGATTTCGGCGGCCCCTGGGGGCTGGCCTGGGCGGCGGCACACCCGCAATCCGTCGGCAGCCTGAGCCTGATCAACACCGGCTATATTCCAGGCTATCGCTGGCACTTCGCCGCACGCATCTGGCGTTTGCCGGCAGTTGGGGAATTGTTCCAGAAGTTGACCACCCGCCGGGCTTTTCGCGCCCTGATGCGGCTGTCCAGTCCGCGCCGCCCCCTTCCTGATGCGTTTGTCGAACGTATGTATCGCGAATACGACAACGGCACGCGCAGCGCGGTGCTCAAGCTGTATCGGGCCACCGACATTTCCAGGCTCGCCAACGAGCTCGCGCCCGGGCTTCGTGCACTGTGCTGTCCCGTCATGGTGATCTGGGGCAAGCGGGATCTGTTCCTGCCCTTTCGCTACGCATTCACGCAGCGCGAACTGTTCCCCGATGCGGAGATTCAGCTGCTGCCGGACAGCGGGCATTTTCCCTATGCGGACGACCCGCAGGGCGTGGCCGGGCAGCTGATACCTTTTTTGCGCCGTGCCGTCGCACCTGCGGAGGCAGCCGCACCGCCGGAAGGCCCGCCAGCGCAGCAGGACGCCGCTGCGGCGCCGGGCGGCCCAGCGGCGCAGGGCGCACCAGCCCGCCCAGTGGAGAATGTCCCATGA
- a CDS encoding SDR family oxidoreductase, with protein sequence MGELRYEGKVAVVTGAGQGLGRSHALFLASRGAKVVVNDLGGATDGSGASQTPAQKVCDEIKAAGGQAIPNYDSVSSEAGAQAIIGSAIESFGRVDILVNNAGILRDKALKNASEAEIRPVIDVHLYGTIWCTRAAWNHMLGQGYGRIVNTTSAAGLFGNFGQTNYGAAKMGIVGFSHAAAIEGAKANVKVNVIAPAARTRMTEELLGPMADKLNPEQVTPVVAYLAHESCDVSGEIYSCGGGRVGRVFVGAVPGYYNPGLSPEDVRDHLDTIRDVSQFVLPKNAMEEIGLLMKVASAH encoded by the coding sequence ATGGGCGAGCTGCGTTATGAAGGGAAAGTGGCGGTAGTGACCGGGGCAGGGCAGGGGCTGGGACGCAGTCATGCTCTATTTCTGGCTTCCCGGGGCGCTAAGGTGGTGGTGAACGATCTTGGCGGTGCCACCGACGGCAGCGGTGCCTCTCAAACTCCGGCGCAAAAAGTCTGTGACGAAATCAAGGCGGCCGGTGGACAGGCCATACCCAACTATGACTCGGTGTCATCGGAGGCCGGCGCTCAGGCGATCATCGGCTCGGCCATCGAGTCCTTTGGACGCGTGGACATTCTGGTCAATAACGCCGGCATTCTCCGCGACAAGGCATTGAAGAACGCCTCAGAGGCCGAGATCCGGCCAGTCATCGACGTGCACCTCTACGGCACGATCTGGTGCACGCGCGCCGCCTGGAACCACATGCTCGGACAGGGCTACGGTCGCATCGTCAACACCACGTCGGCTGCGGGGTTGTTCGGCAACTTCGGTCAGACGAACTATGGGGCGGCGAAGATGGGAATCGTCGGGTTTTCGCACGCTGCCGCGATCGAGGGTGCCAAGGCCAACGTCAAGGTCAACGTCATTGCGCCTGCGGCCCGTACTCGGATGACCGAGGAGCTGTTGGGGCCGATGGCCGACAAGCTCAACCCGGAGCAAGTGACTCCGGTAGTGGCCTATCTGGCGCACGAATCGTGCGACGTCAGCGGTGAGATCTACAGTTGCGGCGGCGGCCGCGTCGGCCGGGTCTTCGTGGGGGCTGTCCCCGGGTACTACAATCCCGGGCTGTCGCCGGAGGACGTGCGGGATCATCTCGATACGATCCGCGACGTTTCGCAGTTCGTGCTGCCGAAAAACGCCATGGAGGAGATCGGCCTGCTGATGAAGGTCGCTTCCGCCCACTGA
- a CDS encoding flavin-containing monooxygenase has protein sequence MNAPVPAPSFAPGEHCGSALRTPRIIILGAGMSGLLTGIRLRRAGIENFTIYEKATEVGGTWRENRYPGLACDVPAHYYTYSFEPNPDWQHRFARGPEIQNYLRRVADKYDLRRHIIFGEEGVDAHFDGRRWQLRLRSGREDSAEFLIAACGFLHHPREPEIPGLDSFAGARFHSARWDDSVDLHGKRIGMIGTGSTGAQITCSVSRLPCQLKVFQRTAQWVFPLPDREYPLVERELVTEFPGLARFAYRVYDELFDALFSRAMIRPGIQRRLVEAACHWNLRRVRDPELRRRLTPDYQPMCKRIIMSWEYYEAMQRSTVELVTDGIERIVPEGVVTQDGRTHPLDVLILATGFKTHEYVRPMELTNAQGQTLSAAWEARGPHAYCSLAIPGFPNFFLLGGPHSPLANGSVILYTEALVDYVTQCIALYRRGEFDTLAPTRAATDAFCEGLRRNMAGTVWVTGCQNWYIGKDGLPEVWPRRPREFNALLARPRLEDFELSRTPQAA, from the coding sequence ATGAACGCCCCTGTCCCAGCCCCTTCGTTCGCGCCAGGCGAGCACTGCGGCTCCGCACTTCGCACGCCGAGAATCATCATCCTGGGCGCCGGCATGTCCGGTCTGCTGACCGGTATCCGTCTGCGCCGGGCAGGCATCGAGAACTTCACCATCTACGAAAAGGCCACGGAAGTGGGTGGCACCTGGCGGGAGAATCGCTACCCGGGCCTTGCCTGCGATGTGCCGGCGCACTACTACACTTACAGCTTCGAACCCAATCCCGACTGGCAGCACCGCTTTGCGCGCGGCCCCGAAATCCAGAACTACCTGAGACGTGTCGCCGACAAGTACGACCTGCGTCGTCACATCATCTTCGGCGAAGAGGGCGTCGACGCCCACTTCGATGGCCGTCGCTGGCAGTTGCGCCTGCGCAGCGGACGCGAGGACAGCGCGGAGTTTTTGATCGCCGCCTGCGGCTTCCTGCATCACCCGCGCGAACCGGAGATCCCTGGGCTCGATAGCTTTGCCGGCGCCCGCTTCCATTCCGCGCGCTGGGACGACAGCGTCGATCTCCACGGCAAGCGCATCGGTATGATCGGCACTGGGTCCACCGGCGCGCAGATCACCTGCTCAGTCTCGCGGCTGCCTTGCCAGCTCAAGGTGTTCCAGCGCACCGCCCAGTGGGTGTTCCCGCTACCGGACCGCGAGTATCCGCTGGTCGAGCGCGAGCTGGTCACCGAGTTCCCCGGACTGGCACGCTTCGCCTACCGGGTGTACGACGAACTTTTCGACGCGCTGTTCTCGCGCGCGATGATCCGGCCCGGCATCCAGCGGCGCCTGGTCGAGGCCGCCTGCCACTGGAACCTGCGGCGCGTGCGCGACCCGGAGCTGCGACGGCGGCTGACGCCGGACTACCAGCCGATGTGCAAGCGCATCATCATGTCCTGGGAGTATTACGAGGCGATGCAGCGCTCCACCGTGGAACTGGTGACCGACGGAATCGAGCGCATCGTGCCGGAGGGAGTCGTGACCCAGGACGGCCGGACCCATCCGCTGGATGTGCTGATCCTGGCGACTGGCTTCAAGACGCACGAATACGTGCGCCCAATGGAGCTGACCAACGCGCAGGGGCAAACGCTCAGCGCGGCCTGGGAGGCGCGTGGGCCTCACGCGTACTGCAGTCTGGCGATTCCCGGATTTCCGAACTTCTTTCTGCTCGGCGGACCGCACAGTCCGCTGGCCAATGGCTCCGTGATCCTCTATACCGAAGCCTTGGTCGACTACGTCACGCAGTGCATCGCGCTGTACCGGCGCGGTGAATTCGACACCCTGGCTCCGACCCGGGCCGCCACCGACGCCTTCTGCGAGGGCCTGCGGCGCAACATGGCGGGCACGGTATGGGTTACCGGTTGCCAGAACTGGTACATCGGCAAGGACGGGCTTCCGGAGGTCTGGCCGCGCCGGCCGCGCGAGTTCAACGCCTTGCTGGCGCGGCCGCGTCTGGAAGACTTCGAGCTGTCGCGGACGCCCCAGGCGGCTTGA